The DNA window GTGTTTCAGTATCATAAACAGAAAAAAGACTTGGCTTGATTTTCTCTAAAAGTATTCGTGAAGGCACTAAGTAAGCAATATCATATCCGTTGTTATGAAAGTGGTCATTATAAATAACTAAGGCGTACGGGATCATATTACCTTTTTTATCTGGTAATTCATACTTATTTTTTATGTTAGTGACAACTATCATTCCTCGCAAAAATGCAAACTGAGTAGAATCTATATCATCAGCAACTGAAGCTAAAAATGGATAATGATTTAAAAAATCTTGATAGGCTTGATCTCCATCTAGCTTCCTTTCTAGATCTGGAATCCGCAAGAAGTCATCATTAAGTCCAGTAATAACATAACCCTTTCCTGGAAAGGCATTACCGTCCTTACAGCGTGGAGCTTGTACTTCATGGCAAGAGATATCTCTACCAAATCTTGCCAGAATAGAATTTTTCCAGCCCTTAGCATCATTTGCTAAAGCTCCAAAACCATAATGACCATTAAAGCTCGCCCTTAAAATACTTTGGCTTTCTTTAGTCGCTTTCGTATGTTCTGGAGTGCCACTTCGAAATGGCAGATCACCATTATGAAAAATTGAACTAAAGTAATCCCAATGTGGTACCTGTCCTGTGTTAGAGATATTGTGCATTAAAATATCATGAGAAGTAATTAGCCCCAATTGGTGACCAAGTTTTTGTGCATCAGAACCCATTGCTCTTATTGCACTAAGATATTTAGCTTGTATTAGATTTGAAGGGACGTAAGAAGCATGTGCTGATTTTAAAAATCTCTTAAGTAAGACTTCAACCGTGCTACTACGAAAGTTATCCGAGTCGATCAGAGCATGACAACAATTAATCATCGGTAATAATAAGCGTGGATTTGGTTGTGCTGAGTTGAGTAGTAAAATATCTACATTTGATATTAATTTTTGTGCTACCTCACGATTAGTCTCAACCGCCTTATTCACTAAGTCTTTATAACTACGTCTTAGCTCGGCGGCAAAGTCGCCAGTATAAGCAATTAATTTGGCAAGTCCTGTCATTGATTGACCTAAACCTGACCGATACAAAGAATCCACGGTATCAAGATCTTCTTGACCAAAGTCATCTCTCGCTCCTCTCGCAAAGAGGTTATTGAGTTCGCGTAAAGGCAAGGCTCTCTCTTTTGTCAACTGAACTAATTCATTATATTTTGCCACCACGTTCTCTCTAAGCTCTTGTGGATATATCTCTAACTTAATATCAAATTGCAAAAAAGAAGGAATTAGAGGCAGTAAAAATCTAGTGAGATAATTAGACTGTGTTCCAAAGTTGGCTGCAGTGTAGTTAATTTGATCTTCTAATTCAGCTTGAACATCTTCGTCAAGCTCTAAATGAGAGAGTTCTTCTAAAAAAGATTGCAGACCAAGTGGCGAATTTAATCTTTGTTCATTAGAGCTACTTAAGCAAACTGCCGCAAGCGTATCATCGTACAGTCTTTTGATTGCAGGTATTGGTTTAATACTAGCTATCTCACTAGCGGCTCTTACGCATTCTGTTAGCTTTGCTTCGTCTCGACTTTGCTGACGAATTATAAAACTTAGATCATTAGTAACTTTGGTCAATAATTGATCAGATAAATTTTGAATCCTTGATAAAGGGACTATTACGGTCTCAACCAATTGTGCACGGGCATATTTTAATGAAGAAAACTGATCCTGATTTAAGCGAGATAAAGTCTGAAACACAGTCACACCTCGATCATCGACTTTAGCCTTGGCTAAAGATTCATATACAGATAAAGTTTCATCTTGAGGATAAACTCTATCAGGATTAGGGCAAAGATCGTCAACACAAGCTCTAATTAATTTATCACTAGGTTTGTGAAGTAAAAATCCTTGTAATTGTTCTATTCTTGGTAATTGTCCTTCAGGAATACTTTCTTGAGCTGCATGAACAAAGCGTCCATAAAAAGTATCCAGTGTATTAGTTGTATGTGCCAAATCTTCTGCAACCTTGCGTTGTTTGTTTAAAAACCAACTTAAAGGACCACTAGCTGAACCAGATCTTGAATCGGTAGGATCTTCGGCTGGTGCTTGATAAATTCGTGGTGTAGTAATAAACATTCTTTCGATAGACAAGATTTTATCACGAGTCAATTATATGACTTAATTTCAGTGGTTTTTACCCAGTTTTGAGAACAAAGGGCCGCTTTATTGTCTAAAAAAATGGGTACTTGACACGTCTCATAGGTATTAACTTAGGCTAAAATCCAGACTAATGGGGCCGCGTCTCCACAGTTCACTTTTCTAGATAAATAGATAAAAAATGGTGGAGGCGGAGTAGAAGAGGTTATCCACTTGACTCTTTAATTTATCCTTGTTTTTTAAGTTCTGGCAACAACAGTTTACTAATAACCTTAGGAGCTTTCTGTATACAAAGCAAATAAGAGATCACGCTTCTGTCTGGAGAATTAATCCCTTGCTCCCACTTCCTTACAGTCTCCAAGCCAAAACCAAAAGTATCAGCAAAAACTTTTTGAGTCATATTCAGCTTCTGTCTAACTTTTTTGACATCGATCCCAGACCGCACAGTCTTGACCGTCGCAGGTCTTTTGAGAGCATCTTCTATAGACTCAATTAATTCTGTTCCTAGTGATTTCTTTTTCATAGATCCTCCATAATTTGTTCAACCAGTTCCGGTAAAATTTTTCTTAGTGTATTTTTCTCTGCCTCTGAGATATTTTCAATTTCAGACTTAGAAAAAGCCCCAAGCATAATTACTAAAATATTATTGGAGTAGTGATAAAGAATTCTTAGGCTTCCACTTTTGCCTTTGTTAGACTTCTTTGGACTCCAACGTAACTTCCTAACACCTCCTGTTGATCTGATTATTGGTCCAGCAGTTGGATTTTCGGAGAGATAGTCATACAGCTCATCCAAATCCTCAGTAGTTAAAAGCTTCTTTGTATCTTTTACGAACTTTGCCGTAACTTTAACTACTACTTTTGCCATTGATGACTAGTATATCATACCATGGGTATAATATACCACTCCATGGTTAAGAATACGTTAACTGAGTACAGAAGGAAAATTTTTAAATCGTGGTCTTGTCAGCAAAAGTAAAAACCCAGCTATAGAGCCGGGTTTTTAGTGTAAGAAATGGTGGAGGCG is part of the Cyanobacteriota bacterium genome and encodes:
- a CDS encoding type II toxin-antitoxin system MqsA family antitoxin gives rise to the protein MKKKSLGTELIESIEDALKRPATVKTVRSGIDVKKVRQKLNMTQKVFADTFGFGLETVRKWEQGINSPDRSVISYLLCIQKAPKVISKLLLPELKKQG
- a CDS encoding addiction module toxin RelE — its product is MAKVVVKVTAKFVKDTKKLLTTEDLDELYDYLSENPTAGPIIRSTGGVRKLRWSPKKSNKGKSGSLRILYHYSNNILVIMLGAFSKSEIENISEAEKNTLRKILPELVEQIMEDL